The following proteins are encoded in a genomic region of Deinococcus arcticus:
- a CDS encoding sigma-E factor regulatory protein RseB domain-containing protein: MRPATTWALVLLTLLGGVAHAADPTADMSEVLSALKRARTLAARGQVEVTVLFPPREVPTRRAAALPVLTVRPALLQKNFSVTRVGPETVAGRAATVFDLTPKAGQAARWRLWVDTVWNVPLAFEERSVNGDLARRAVFTRVNAAPARQTLTLPPLPAGLNGALARALPGLRLPPGFVPSGVQARPAGREVTLTDGLNTLTLVVSARNVRAAPGVASRRVGGVFVWLVGNLPQNNLTTALSGIRSADETPLGTFQAPAPSNP; encoded by the coding sequence GTGAGGCCTGCAACCACGTGGGCGCTGGTCCTGCTGACCCTGCTGGGGGGCGTGGCCCACGCCGCCGACCCCACTGCTGATATGAGTGAGGTGCTGAGCGCCCTGAAACGCGCCCGCACCCTGGCCGCCCGTGGGCAGGTTGAGGTCACCGTGCTGTTTCCGCCGCGCGAGGTGCCCACCCGCCGCGCCGCCGCCCTGCCCGTGCTGACGGTGCGCCCGGCCCTGCTGCAGAAGAACTTTTCTGTTACGCGCGTCGGCCCCGAGACCGTCGCAGGCCGCGCGGCCACCGTGTTCGACCTGACCCCGAAAGCAGGCCAGGCCGCCCGCTGGCGCCTGTGGGTGGACACGGTCTGGAATGTTCCCCTGGCTTTTGAGGAACGGAGCGTGAACGGCGACCTGGCCCGCCGGGCCGTCTTCACCAGGGTGAACGCCGCCCCCGCCCGCCAGACCCTGACCCTGCCGCCGCTGCCGGCAGGCCTGAACGGGGCGCTGGCCCGCGCGCTCCCTGGCCTGCGCCTGCCGCCTGGCTTTGTGCCGTCGGGCGTCCAGGCCCGCCCCGCCGGCCGCGAGGTCACGCTGACCGACGGCCTGAACACCCTGACCCTGGTGGTGTCGGCCAGGAACGTGAGGGCGGCGCCGGGGGTGGCCTCGCGGCGGGTGGGGGGCGTGTTCGTGTGGCTGGTGGGCAACCTGCCGCAAAATAACCTCACGACCGCCCTGTCTGGCATCCGCAGCGCCGACGAGACCCCGCTGGGAACTTTTCAGGCCCCCGCGCCCTCTAATCCATAA
- a CDS encoding polysaccharide deacetylase family protein, which produces MVLTGRARFLVTTLAALLLMLTLTQATRPPAPVPGALDLSGTAAQERLHLPQAASVRLRSNGFVHMASLAVTLNRKTGPQTDRQALAIQAVNAAYRAFPGLAGVDVAVFDAGKYLGFASRTSPPLLTLSVPAGDRRTFARALKAGTYPRVWPGAPSAVMPPQAPAPVISLLRPVWRGPAGQQAVALTFDDAPHPLYTPLLLDLLRRYDVPATFFVIGQNAERYPYFVQDMVRAGHQVGNHTYSHAPLTPLNEAEVRSELARTSRLLRRLTGQDITVFRPPGGGLSQTVLRAAAANQLRTVMWSHDAADYLNPDAQGLEAAFAGTLHPGQITLLHDKVESTVSALPAMIQEARARQYVFKTVDGLLNPEPARRLVGQQPGAATP; this is translated from the coding sequence GTGGTTCTGACCGGCCGGGCCCGCTTCCTGGTTACCACCCTGGCCGCCCTTCTGCTGATGCTCACCCTGACCCAGGCCACCCGGCCGCCTGCCCCGGTGCCGGGCGCGCTGGACCTGTCGGGCACGGCCGCGCAGGAGCGGCTGCACCTGCCCCAGGCCGCTTCGGTGCGTCTGCGCAGCAACGGTTTTGTCCACATGGCGTCTCTCGCCGTGACCCTGAACCGCAAGACCGGGCCCCAGACAGACCGACAGGCCCTGGCCATTCAGGCCGTGAACGCGGCGTACCGGGCCTTTCCAGGGCTGGCCGGGGTGGACGTGGCCGTCTTCGACGCGGGCAAGTACCTGGGCTTCGCGTCCCGCACCTCACCGCCCCTGCTGACCCTGTCGGTGCCGGCCGGGGACCGGCGGACCTTTGCCCGCGCGCTGAAAGCAGGCACCTACCCGCGTGTGTGGCCAGGGGCTCCGTCGGCGGTCATGCCTCCCCAGGCACCCGCCCCTGTCATCTCGCTGCTGCGGCCCGTGTGGCGCGGCCCTGCGGGGCAGCAGGCCGTTGCCCTGACCTTTGATGACGCCCCCCACCCGCTCTACACGCCGCTGCTGCTGGACCTTCTGCGCCGGTATGACGTGCCCGCCACCTTCTTTGTCATTGGCCAGAATGCAGAGCGCTACCCCTATTTCGTGCAGGACATGGTCCGGGCCGGTCATCAGGTGGGCAACCACACGTATTCCCACGCGCCCCTCACCCCGCTCAACGAGGCCGAGGTGCGCTCAGAACTGGCACGGACCTCCCGGCTGCTCAGGCGCCTCACTGGCCAGGACATCACCGTCTTCCGGCCGCCCGGCGGTGGCCTGAGCCAGACCGTCCTGCGGGCCGCCGCCGCCAATCAGCTCCGAACCGTCATGTGGAGCCACGACGCGGCCGACTATCTGAACCCAGACGCCCAGGGGCTGGAGGCGGCGTTTGCAGGGACCCTGCACCCCGGGCAAATCACGCTGCTGCACGACAAGGTCGAGAGCACGGTGAGCGCCCTGCCGGCCATGATTCAGGAGGCACGGGCCCGGCAGTACGTGTTCAAGACAGTGGACGGCCTGCTGAATCCTGAGCCCGCGCGGAGGCTCGTGGGCCAGCAGCCTGGAGCGGCAACTCCTTAA
- a CDS encoding RNA polymerase sigma factor, producing the protein MPLNDPYAPLPDTELVRLALRDEAAFEALVRRHAAGVHRLAASMVGPGAADDVVQEVFISLHRSLKTFRGEAKFSTWLHRVTLNACYGALKARTTVPLSQEPEPRAPHSPVHRSEQAQVRERLAAALNQLPRDQREAIALRELSGLDYAEIAQITGAELGTVKSRIARARAALRAWLTNAGVTP; encoded by the coding sequence GTGCCCTTGAATGACCCCTATGCCCCCCTGCCGGACACCGAACTGGTGCGCCTCGCCCTGCGCGACGAGGCCGCCTTTGAGGCCCTGGTGAGGCGCCACGCGGCGGGGGTGCACCGCCTGGCGGCGAGCATGGTGGGGCCGGGCGCCGCCGACGACGTGGTGCAGGAGGTGTTTATCAGCCTTCACCGGTCCCTGAAGACCTTCCGGGGCGAAGCCAAATTCAGCACCTGGCTGCACCGCGTGACCCTGAATGCCTGCTACGGCGCCCTGAAGGCCCGGACCACCGTGCCCCTGAGTCAGGAGCCCGAGCCGCGCGCTCCGCACAGCCCGGTGCACCGCAGCGAGCAGGCGCAGGTGCGCGAACGCCTGGCCGCCGCCCTGAACCAGTTGCCGCGAGACCAGCGCGAGGCGATTGCCCTGCGCGAACTGTCGGGCCTGGACTACGCCGAGATTGCCCAGATCACGGGCGCCGAACTGGGCACCGTGAAAAGCCGCATTGCCCGCGCCCGCGCCGCCCTGCGCGCGTGGCTGACCAACGCTGGAGTCACCCCATGA
- a CDS encoding metal-dependent transcriptional regulator: MTGRPLSRSAEDYLKHLYVLGQTGKVNTQALATALEVAPASVTGMLRKLAEQGLVSHAPYQGAQLTAEGERVALEVLRHHRLLELFLHRALGVPLDEVHEEAERLEHALSERLEARIAAWLGDPTHDPHGDPIPTVDGELPAQPQRRLSQLAPGDHAVVARIPDDDAAQLRALMAAGLTPGAPVRVDGMDTALGTLTVWAQDHTLTLALAVAAQIHVAWPGAGR, encoded by the coding sequence ATGACCGGCCGCCCCCTCTCCCGCTCTGCGGAGGATTACCTGAAACATCTGTATGTGCTGGGGCAGACCGGAAAGGTGAACACCCAGGCGCTGGCCACCGCGCTGGAAGTGGCCCCGGCCAGTGTGACGGGCATGCTGCGCAAGCTGGCCGAACAGGGCCTGGTCTCGCACGCCCCGTACCAGGGCGCGCAGCTGACCGCCGAGGGCGAGCGCGTGGCGCTGGAAGTGCTGCGCCACCACCGCCTGCTGGAACTGTTTCTGCACCGCGCGCTGGGCGTGCCGCTGGACGAGGTGCACGAGGAAGCCGAGCGGCTGGAACACGCCCTCTCGGAGCGCCTGGAAGCCCGGATTGCCGCGTGGCTGGGCGACCCCACCCACGATCCCCACGGCGACCCCATTCCCACCGTGGACGGCGAGTTGCCGGCGCAGCCGCAGCGGCGCCTGTCGCAGCTGGCCCCCGGCGACCACGCGGTGGTGGCCCGCATTCCCGATGACGACGCTGCGCAGCTGCGCGCCCTGATGGCCGCAGGCCTGACCCCCGGCGCCCCGGTGCGGGTGGACGGTATGGACACGGCGCTGGGCACCCTGACCGTCTGGGCGCAGGACCACACCCTGACCCTGGCCCTGGCGGTGGCGGCGCAGATT
- a CDS encoding DUF1800 domain-containing protein, whose protein sequence is MSLSPLPRTLTAEDAAHFLRRTAFGASDAQIRALVGQDARTVAKAALAFDQTLAQGNPFDPLQGASPGASIQLTRGAWLYELVYGPHPLREKLALTWSNHFVVGTDKVRNAPALAGYLALLRRHAASDSFERFTLEIAQSPAMLRYLDNDQNRKGRPNENFSRELLELFTTGIGPYTEADVREGARALTGWTYVGGRGNRQYLDEPKFVFQAGQFDGGRKTYLGQSGNLRGEDIVRLATAHPATATFVARKLHRAFVADTPDEQAVAGSAETWRRTKGNVGAVLEELLSSEAFYTSRARIIRSPIEFIVGALRTLGQPQFDAKTLLNLTQTAGRMGQLLLEPDTVKGWDGGREWINDSTLLLRLQVAAGLTLTSKAPNLSEPPSLLAMTGQERPAAAVLLSSLKGRQRTYLGMISPEFQLA, encoded by the coding sequence ATGTCCCTCTCTCCCCTGCCCCGCACACTGACCGCCGAAGACGCCGCACACTTTCTGCGCCGCACCGCGTTTGGCGCTTCCGACGCCCAGATTCGCGCCCTGGTGGGCCAGGACGCCCGCACGGTGGCCAAGGCCGCCCTGGCCTTTGACCAGACCCTGGCCCAGGGCAATCCCTTTGACCCGTTGCAGGGGGCCTCGCCGGGCGCCTCGATTCAGCTCACGCGCGGCGCGTGGCTGTATGAACTGGTGTACGGCCCCCATCCCCTGCGCGAGAAGCTGGCCCTGACCTGGAGCAACCACTTTGTTGTCGGCACTGACAAGGTGCGCAATGCCCCGGCCCTGGCGGGGTACCTGGCCCTGCTGCGCCGCCACGCGGCGAGCGACAGCTTCGAGCGCTTCACGCTGGAAATCGCCCAGAGCCCCGCCATGCTGCGCTACCTGGACAACGACCAGAACCGCAAGGGCCGCCCCAACGAGAACTTCAGCCGCGAACTGCTGGAACTGTTCACCACCGGCATCGGGCCCTACACCGAGGCCGACGTGCGCGAGGGTGCCCGCGCCCTGACCGGCTGGACCTACGTGGGCGGGCGCGGCAACAGGCAGTATCTGGACGAGCCGAAATTCGTGTTTCAGGCCGGGCAGTTTGACGGCGGGCGCAAAACGTACCTGGGCCAGAGCGGCAACCTGCGGGGCGAGGACATCGTCCGGCTGGCCACGGCCCACCCGGCCACGGCCACCTTCGTGGCCCGCAAGCTGCACCGCGCCTTTGTGGCCGATACCCCCGACGAGCAGGCGGTGGCGGGCAGCGCCGAGACGTGGCGCCGCACGAAAGGCAACGTGGGGGCGGTGCTGGAAGAGCTGCTGAGCAGCGAGGCCTTTTACACCAGCCGCGCCCGCATCATCCGTTCACCCATCGAGTTCATCGTGGGCGCCCTGCGCACCCTGGGGCAGCCCCAGTTCGACGCCAAGACGCTGCTGAACCTCACCCAGACTGCCGGGCGCATGGGCCAGCTGCTGCTGGAACCCGACACCGTCAAGGGCTGGGACGGCGGGCGCGAGTGGATCAACGACTCCACGCTGCTGCTGCGCCTGCAGGTGGCCGCTGGCCTGACCCTGACCTCCAAGGCCCCCAACCTGAGCGAGCCCCCCAGCCTGCTGGCCATGACCGGCCAGGAGCGCCCGGCCGCGGCCGTGCTGCTGTCCAGCCTGAAGGGCCGCCAGCGCACCTATCTGGGCATGATCAGCCCCGAATTCCAGCTGGCGTAG
- a CDS encoding G8 domain-containing protein, translated as MASLRPGPRARLGALFVLCVLVLLCALAAGLAWPRPPSPALWSDPRTWGGHVPVAGQAVTIAPGKSVLLDLSPPPLGFLNIQGELLVRDEPGAGTLTLQAASIQVGGRWQVGEPDRPLRRRFQVTLGSGQRVTAPDNGLVTVPAGGSLELWGTLPSRWTRLSRSALAGSRTLHLASPVNWKVGDVLALAPTGFDLQEAERVQIAARSPDGRELTLRAPLRHTHFGQVTEGVDERAEVGVLTRTIAFTSVAEARRARLGGGLMVLAGGTLKASGAAFSGLGRAGQKGFYPVHFHRAGRQTQSFVADSSFHDTFNRCLSLHGTQDTRLEGNVTFNAVGHCFFLEDGTETGNRLLGNLAVQTRGAAPRDAILETDVFAAAYWITNPDNVLRGNVAAGAEHSGFWYSLPPQLQGDGVTPEEQQTIRPRRTNLGEFRDNVAHSTGHTGLFVDNLKNPPGVLEAPNYSPPQRADFQGLTAYKNRRRGAWLRGTNLRLSGVRLADNAIGVTFAAADTELVGGVVVGESQNRTGPPKPQEPHFPLRGFEFYDGPVTVQDIHFAQFVSTPTRPAGALGALQYSPFFFHPASQAAQLRFSNAQPVYLAPRALPAPEDAGADGYRSAAFLDVDGSVTGQAGTSVLLDTPFLTNTRACQARPAWGAVSCAGSPVSLFVLNLDAQPGPFGPLTLRREDGAPMTLRGNPRQGPNRSFQTNLWANHTYRLTPARWPRHLRLAAHHLSGSDDLRLTLATRKPARMTLTPGSTASWSGGHLYLRLKSRPVGTPTSAVVDLWF; from the coding sequence ATGGCCAGTCTGCGCCCAGGACCCCGTGCCCGGCTGGGGGCCCTGTTTGTCCTGTGTGTGCTGGTGCTCCTGTGTGCGCTGGCAGCCGGGCTCGCGTGGCCCCGGCCGCCCAGCCCGGCCTTGTGGTCCGATCCCCGCACCTGGGGAGGCCACGTGCCGGTGGCGGGGCAGGCGGTCACCATTGCACCGGGAAAAAGCGTTCTGCTGGACCTCAGTCCGCCGCCTCTGGGTTTTCTGAACATTCAGGGAGAACTGCTGGTGCGGGACGAACCGGGGGCCGGCACGCTGACCCTGCAGGCCGCCAGCATTCAGGTGGGGGGGCGGTGGCAGGTGGGCGAGCCGGACCGCCCGCTGCGGCGCCGGTTTCAGGTGACGCTGGGCTCGGGGCAGCGCGTGACGGCGCCGGACAATGGGCTGGTCACGGTGCCCGCCGGGGGTTCCCTGGAACTGTGGGGAACCCTCCCCAGCCGCTGGACCCGGCTGAGCCGCTCGGCCCTGGCCGGCAGCCGCACCCTGCACCTGGCCAGTCCGGTCAACTGGAAGGTGGGCGATGTGCTGGCGCTGGCCCCCACCGGCTTTGATCTTCAGGAGGCCGAACGGGTCCAGATCGCGGCTCGCTCACCGGATGGCCGGGAGCTGACCCTGCGGGCGCCCCTGCGGCACACCCACTTTGGACAGGTGACCGAGGGCGTGGACGAACGGGCCGAGGTGGGGGTCCTGACCCGCACCATCGCGTTTACCAGCGTGGCCGAGGCTCGCCGGGCCCGGCTGGGCGGCGGCCTCATGGTGCTGGCGGGCGGCACCCTGAAGGCCAGCGGCGCGGCGTTCAGCGGTCTGGGCCGCGCGGGCCAGAAGGGCTTTTACCCGGTTCACTTTCACCGCGCCGGGCGGCAGACCCAGTCCTTTGTCGCTGACTCCAGTTTCCACGACACCTTCAACCGGTGCCTGAGCCTGCACGGCACCCAGGACACGCGTCTGGAAGGAAACGTGACCTTCAATGCCGTGGGACACTGCTTTTTTCTGGAAGACGGCACCGAAACGGGCAACAGACTGCTGGGCAATCTGGCGGTTCAGACGCGCGGCGCCGCGCCCAGAGACGCGATTTTAGAGACCGATGTCTTTGCAGCCGCGTACTGGATCACCAACCCCGACAACGTCCTGAGGGGCAATGTGGCCGCCGGGGCCGAGCATTCGGGCTTCTGGTACTCGCTGCCGCCCCAGCTGCAGGGCGACGGCGTGACCCCGGAAGAACAGCAGACCATTCGGCCCCGGCGCACGAATCTGGGGGAATTCCGGGACAACGTGGCCCACTCCACCGGGCACACCGGCCTGTTCGTGGACAACCTGAAAAACCCGCCGGGCGTGCTGGAAGCGCCCAACTACAGCCCCCCGCAGCGGGCCGATTTTCAGGGCCTGACCGCCTACAAAAACCGCCGGCGCGGCGCGTGGTTGCGCGGCACCAATCTGCGCCTCAGCGGGGTGCGGCTGGCCGACAACGCCATCGGGGTGACCTTTGCGGCGGCCGACACCGAACTGGTCGGCGGCGTGGTGGTGGGCGAAAGCCAGAACCGGACTGGCCCCCCCAAACCGCAGGAGCCCCACTTTCCTCTGAGGGGCTTTGAGTTCTATGACGGCCCGGTCACCGTTCAGGACATTCACTTTGCTCAGTTCGTCTCCACCCCCACGCGGCCTGCGGGGGCGCTGGGGGCCCTGCAATACAGTCCTTTCTTCTTTCACCCGGCCAGCCAGGCCGCGCAGCTCCGGTTCTCCAACGCGCAGCCCGTCTACCTGGCCCCCAGGGCGCTGCCAGCTCCCGAGGACGCTGGAGCCGACGGCTACCGGAGCGCCGCTTTTCTGGATGTGGACGGCTCTGTGACTGGTCAGGCAGGAACCTCGGTCTTGCTGGACACCCCCTTTCTGACCAACACCCGCGCCTGTCAGGCCCGGCCGGCGTGGGGCGCGGTCAGCTGCGCCGGTTCACCTGTCAGCCTGTTCGTGCTGAATCTGGACGCGCAGCCCGGGCCCTTTGGACCGCTCACGCTGCGCCGGGAGGACGGCGCCCCCATGACCCTCCGGGGCAATCCCCGCCAGGGCCCCAACCGCTCCTTTCAGACCAATCTGTGGGCCAACCACACCTACCGCCTGACGCCCGCCCGCTGGCCACGCCATCTGCGGCTGGCCGCCCACCACCTCAGCGGATCAGACGACCTGAGGCTGACCCTGGCCACCCGCAAACCAGCCCGCATGACCCTGACCCCAGGCAGCACGGCCAGCTGGAGCGGCGGCCACCTGTACCTCCGGCTGAAATCGAGGCCCGTGGGTACCCCCACCTCGGCGGTGGTGGACCTGTGGTTCTGA